One Neovison vison isolate M4711 chromosome 2, ASM_NN_V1, whole genome shotgun sequence genomic window carries:
- the R3HCC1L gene encoding coiled-coil domain-containing protein R3HCC1L isoform X2 — MQQAAERCRVRVRRPDMALYVPKARRSVVLLKSGDEEKSCGPLSSVVKEEQKEDCFFQKEIFRDKSETQRLSINPDKKEHNRREGKKFSTKLRKDVCLQERKKDRICVKRQTTGSKETLCQGRQEGVPNPGIPSIPLQRHFKPKEVECLEVEATDVTGPGKLLLSRSCSEMNEAQVLNKPFRNVEFCDVSRHELSGETFESRGLESRIETDAKVVEILSQFPRVFNCVLKSESVIVPVKLNSDSAIAQQSMQTSCGMLTPSSGGITAISVPGSPDGVTDQTCVDFEAENVSEVANNTDFILGQSGIDSIPETLDNISHKMTIVSKLERVNGIFDPAVIRECEENDSTADDLCIKYEPSDTALLAHETDTDESKSVGDITNKACKMDITDVPSDQITVDSPCVVAVRTADEVCSNTGSFSTYLEMSADTAPLHVARCGNDVDNSSSLTACSDTYPESISSGFTESTGKLIESLSDCASSLPIKKIAGSNCNTFLDSEFSTLNGTKVLSDSASGNDLDCTGDTTEALHELKTAEEFKTKEEDDSENMEFGVSFPDIETVSMETSMEPKATEMARVEGSAATEESWESLFNDDGDCLDPRLLQELSGNMKNRKSIQEPRFDYYNHEVSDIDLSDCEFPHVIEIYDFPQEFRTEDLLRVFCSYQEKTTGSQATGRYLGRQRPVCGLNITQQRG, encoded by the exons ATGCAGCAAGCAGCAGAGAGATGCAGAGTTCGAGTCAGAAGGCCTGACATGGCACTTTATGTACCTAAAGCTCGAAGAAGTGTAGTGCTGCTCAAGTCAGGTGATGAGGAAAAAAGCTGTGGTCCACTTAGCTCCGTggtgaaagaagaacaaaaagaggATTGTTTCTTCCAAAAGGAGATCTTCAGAGACAAATCTGAGACTCAGAGACTAAGCATTAATCCTGACAAAAAGGAGCACAACcgtagagaaggaaagaaattttcaacaaaattaagaaaagatgtGTGccttcaagaaagaaagaaagataggatTTGTGTTAAGAGGCAAACTACAGGATCCAAAGAAACATTATGCCAAGGACGTCAGGAGGGTGTCCCAAATCCTGGGATACCTAGTATACCTTTACAAAGACATTTTAAACCAAAGGAGGTGGAGTGTTTGGAGGTTGAAGCCACAGATGTGACGGGACCTGGGAAGTTGCTTCTATCCCGGTCTTGTTCAGAAATGAATGAGGCCCAGGTTCTAAACAAACCATTCCGAAATGTGGAATTCTGTGACGTCAGTAGGCATGAATTAAGTGGCGAAACATTTGAAAGCAGAGGTTTAGAAAGCAGAATTGAAACTGATGCCAAAGTTGTGGAGATACTATCCCAGTTTCCTAGAGTTTTTAATTGTGTGTTGAAATCTGAGAGTGTGATAGTACCTGTAAAACTGAATTCTGATTCTGCAATTGCACAACAAAGCATGCAAACATCGTGTGGAATGTTGACTCCCAGTAGTGGAGGCATTACTGCTATTTCTGTTCCTGGAAGTCCAGATGGTGTCACTGACCAAACTTGTGTAGACTTTGAAGCTGAGAATGTTAGTGAGGTAGCCAACAATACAGATTTCATCTTGGGTCAGAGTGGTATAGATTCCATTCCTGAGACTCTAGATAACATCTCTCATAAAATGACTATAGTCAGCAAATTAGAGCGTGTAAATGGCATTTTTGATCCTGCAGTGATTAGAGAATGTGAGGAGAATGACAGCACTGCTGATGACTTATGTATAAAGTATGAACCTTCTGATACAGCTCTCCTTGCTCATGAGACAGATACAGATGAGTCGAAGAGTGTAGGTGACATTACTAATAAAGCATGTAAGATGGACATTACAGATGTCCCATCTGATCAAATAACTGTGGACAGCCCTTGTGTAGTTGCAGTTAGAACAGCTGATGAGGTCTGCAGTAACACAGGTAGTTTCTCAACATACTTAGAAATGAGTGCAGATACAGCCCCTCTTCATGTAGCTAGATGTGGGAATGATGTGGACAATTCCAGCAGCCTGACTGCTTGCTCAGATACTTACCCTGAGAGTATTTCCTCTGGTTTCACAGAGTCAACAGGAAAGTTGATAGAGAGCTTGTCAGATTGTGCTTCCTCCTTACCTATAAAGAAGATTGCTGGTAGTAATTGTAACACTTTTTTGGACTCTGAATTCAGTACATTAAATGGGACAAAAGTACTTTCAGACAGTGCCTCGGGCAATGATCTGGATTGTACTGGTGATACAACAGAGGCACTGCACGAACTAAAAACTGCTGAAGAGTTCAAAACAAAAGAGGAAGATGACTCAGAGAATATGGAATTTGGTGTATCCTTTCCTGATATAGAAACTGTATCTATGGAAACATCCATGGAACCGAAAGCAACGGAAATGGCTCGTGTGGAGGGAAGTGCTGCTACTGAGGAGAGCTGGGAGTCTTTGTTTAATGATGATGGTGACTGCCTGGATCCACGTCTTCTACAAGAG TTATCAGGGAATATGAAGAACAGAAAAAGCATCCAGGAACCTAGATTTGATTATTACAACCATGAAGTTTCTGATATTGACCTCAGTGACTGTGAATTTCCACATGTCATTGAAATTTATGACTTCCCCCAAGAATTTCGTACTGAAGACCTCCTGCGGGTTTTCTGCAGTTATCA